The sequence below is a genomic window from Proteus vulgaris.
TGTTCGATAGTTGAGTACATATCTGCAATTCCTTATTTCAATTTCTTTAATATTTCAGCCAGTTTTTTATTGCCACCTGCGACAGGTGCCCACTGATAATGAACAACAGGGGTGCCACTTGATTGCAGATCGTCTGCAAAGCTACGTAATCCTGCGTTGATCACAGAGATCCCGTTAAGCAGTGGCGACACTTCAGCATGTGCTTCTGCTGGATGTGGCTGGATTAATTCTTTTGCTAATAAAACGGCTTCTGGCAACGTATCCATCACAATAATGCCCGCTTCTTTCAGCTGTTTTTGCTGTTCGCTACGGTTTTGTGGATCGTCTTCAGTACCAGTGATGGTTGCGATAGTGATCAGTGGATTAGCTTCGCCACGTTTCTCATTCAGTTTTTTGATTTCCTGGATTAACGCGCCGGCTGGATCTTGAGTTGCACCATAACCAATAACAAAATCAACCAGTAACACGCCAGCTTCTGTTTTATTGCTTAGCTCACTGATAAATTTGTTACGTGTAGATGGGTCAATCATTGGGTGTGGTTTACCCTGTGTATAGAAGTCATCACCCATATCGATAATTTTGTGGCCGTCTGCATCTAGCATCGTGCCTTGTTTATGCTCGTTATCGACTTCAACATTAAGTTTTTCAGATAACAACATGGCGCACTCAGCCGCTAACGTACCGCCAGCATAAAGACCAATGATTTTCTTACCTGCAACTTTTGGTAATTCTGCTGCGATATCTTCAACACGCGCTAATTCAGCCGCAATACGTGCGGTTTCATCTAAAGTACGAGTAAAATAGATATTGTCGTCTTGGAATTTCTCAGGTGTTGTTCCTAAGAATTGAGCCACAATCGGTTTATTATGGCGTTTCATTTCTGCAATGATTTTTTGACGAACAGCCGGTGCTGGTGGCTTAGAAACAAAAGCAATAACACGAGTATTAGGATCAGCTGCCAGCATATTGATAGCAGTGATTGCACTGATACCACCAATTTGCTCTGTTAAATCACGACCACCTAAACCAATTGAGTGAGAAATACCTTGGCGTTGTAAAACGATTTGAGAGGTAATTTCTTGAATACCAGTACCTGATGCGCCAACAATACCAATTGAGCCTTTCGGTGCAATGTTAGCGAAAGCAAGAGGAGCACCTGCAATATTTGCCGTACCACAGTCAGGTCCCATAACGATCAGACCTTTCGCCGCTGCTTTTTCTTTTAATGCTTTTTCATCTGCGATAGATACGTTGTCAGAGAACAGCATAACGTTACAACCATCTTCTAAACCAGTATCTGCTAGCTCAGCAGCATATTCACCAGCAATAGAGATGAGCAACATATTGGCATTAGTGCTTTTTTGTTTAGCGGTACGCCAGCTACGTACTGTCGTTAATTTGTTGCCGCCTTTTTGACCGCTTGCAATTTCTGCAAGTGCTTCTTCCAACGCAGTAGAAATCATGTCGATAATGGCTGGATCGTCTGATTCCGCTTTAATCGAAACACAAATGTCATTCGGTGTTGCTTCGTTAAACATGTCATGCCAGAAACCGGTGACATCAAGAAGAGATTTATTCGCTGGTGTTCCCATCATGACGGAAATTTCTTCCACCTCTGGGGCTTCACTTAATTTTCGGGAAATAATCATCAGGCTTACTGAATCCTGAAAGCTCCCTTTTTTAATAAAAGCATGGATCATTATGATATCCTTAACGCATTTAATATATGTAACAGCACATATCTATTTGCATTTCGTTTTTTTGATAATAAGAAGCCTATTTGCTTAAGTTATTAAGCAATATAAATAAATGTCTGATTTATTAATTTCTAATCTCTGCGTATAAACATACTGAAGAAATATCAAAATGTAGAGTGATAGAAGTCACACTTATTTATTGTAAAAAATTTTTATTTAATGGAACGATATTTATTAAATAAATTATGATGAGAAAAGTTTATTGGTTTAGGAATAAAATCAAAAACTCTAGAGGGGAATTTAACGAACAAGAAACAATCATTAAGCTATAATTTTCAAATAAAACAAAGAGAAATGATTTGTAAGTTACAATTTTATAACATACAGCAATAAATAATTATTATCAACAAATAAAAAAAGGCTATTTTTCTTTCTTAAATTTTCAAATTAACCTTTATTTTTAATTACATTTTATTTTATCAAATAACAAAAAAGCCTTGTATTTAATAAGGCTTTTAAAATAGAAAGAATATTTAATATATGACTTAAGTTACTGCTTAATTGCTTCTACTTGAATTTTTAATGTCATATTATCAGCCATCCCTTCTTTAACTAAAAAGTCCACACCCCAATCTGAACGTTTAATGGTTGTTTCAAAATCACCACCACAGACTGGCGCATTAAACACAGGGCTTTCATAACAATTAAACTTGGTTGTTGTTAATTTAACTGGCAATGTTTTTCCTTTCATCGTTAATAGCCCCTCAATGGATGTGGGTTTATTATCAGAGAAATACCATTTTGTTGAAGAAAATTGAATTGTTGGGTATTTATCTGCATCTAAGATATCGGCACTTTTCACATGATTATCAAATGCCGTTAAACCCGTATTTAATGTTTTAACTGGAATAGAAACGTTTATTTTTCCTATATTGTTTTCTGGTGAATAGGTTAAATCACCTTCAATTTCATAGAAACCACCACTGTTAGTTGAAGTCCCAAAATGATCAATATAAAACATGGCTTTAGTATGCGTTGGTTCAAGTTTATATTCATTAGCTTGTACTGCTGGCACAAGTAATAATGATGATATGATGGCAGATAAAATAAGTTTCATTATATTTTCCTAATATATTTTTATAAAAGAATGCCCATAAAGAAAATACTTTATAGGCATTTTTAAACACAGAGAATACAAAGTACAAAGAGAGTTAAAAATTAATTAACGCTGAGAATCTAAAACTTCGTTATTTTTTAATACATCTTGAGCTTTGCTATAACTTTCAATTAATAGCTGATAAGCAGGGAAAATCTGAGTATATGCTTGTGCC
It includes:
- a CDS encoding acyl-CoA synthetase FdrA; translated protein: MIHAFIKKGSFQDSVSLMIISRKLSEAPEVEEISVMMGTPANKSLLDVTGFWHDMFNEATPNDICVSIKAESDDPAIIDMISTALEEALAEIASGQKGGNKLTTVRSWRTAKQKSTNANMLLISIAGEYAAELADTGLEDGCNVMLFSDNVSIADEKALKEKAAAKGLIVMGPDCGTANIAGAPLAFANIAPKGSIGIVGASGTGIQEITSQIVLQRQGISHSIGLGGRDLTEQIGGISAITAINMLAADPNTRVIAFVSKPPAPAVRQKIIAEMKRHNKPIVAQFLGTTPEKFQDDNIYFTRTLDETARIAAELARVEDIAAELPKVAGKKIIGLYAGGTLAAECAMLLSEKLNVEVDNEHKQGTMLDADGHKIIDMGDDFYTQGKPHPMIDPSTRNKFISELSNKTEAGVLLVDFVIGYGATQDPAGALIQEIKKLNEKRGEANPLITIATITGTEDDPQNRSEQQKQLKEAGIIVMDTLPEAVLLAKELIQPHPAEAHAEVSPLLNGISVINAGLRSFADDLQSSGTPVVHYQWAPVAGGNKKLAEILKKLK
- a CDS encoding YceI family protein; its protein translation is MKLILSAIISSLLLVPAVQANEYKLEPTHTKAMFYIDHFGTSTNSGGFYEIEGDLTYSPENNIGKINVSIPVKTLNTGLTAFDNHVKSADILDADKYPTIQFSSTKWYFSDNKPTSIEGLLTMKGKTLPVKLTTTKFNCYESPVFNAPVCGGDFETTIKRSDWGVDFLVKEGMADNMTLKIQVEAIKQ